One stretch of Brevibacillus laterosporus DNA includes these proteins:
- a CDS encoding MFS transporter yields MFGWLKQAPVAPRLPEHMIAKVYNIFRIRTLIGIFIGYAGYYLVRSNFALSTTYLKSEFGFSTTEIGLLSSVMAITYGVSKFFMGNLADKAHTQRFIAFGLLLSALANICFGFSSSFGLFIVLLFMNGMFQGMGAPPCSIVMAKWFSKKERGTKMGIWNCSHNIGGGIIAPIVGVGLGIFGTQFWQAGVFLFPAALAILIAIFVWFCGKDTPQSCGLPPIDEYRNDYDDVKEDTTGTDLSPKEILMKYVVKNKFIWFLCIANAFVYLIRFGVLNWVPLYLTDVKGFTQAQSHMAYAAFEWAAIPSSLLVGWLSDRLFKGNRMPLCIISMVGVVLATLVYWQSSNVLAISLAVSVIGCLIYVPQFLIGLSAIDFVPKFAVGTAVGMTGLFGYVGGSFVANAVIGILVDASGWDGGFMLLLAGGVLASAFLIIIQMGQKKQKEKLA; encoded by the coding sequence ATGTTTGGATGGTTAAAGCAAGCTCCAGTTGCACCACGTCTACCTGAACATATGATCGCTAAGGTGTACAATATCTTCCGTATCCGTACATTGATCGGGATTTTCATCGGTTATGCTGGTTATTATTTAGTTCGTAGTAACTTCGCGCTATCTACAACGTACTTGAAAAGTGAATTTGGTTTTAGTACAACTGAAATCGGTCTATTAAGCTCTGTTATGGCCATTACCTATGGAGTAAGTAAGTTCTTTATGGGTAACTTGGCGGACAAAGCCCATACACAACGCTTTATTGCATTTGGTTTATTGCTATCTGCATTGGCTAATATTTGTTTTGGTTTCTCCTCTAGCTTTGGTCTATTTATCGTTCTATTGTTCATGAATGGTATGTTCCAAGGTATGGGAGCTCCACCTTGCAGTATCGTAATGGCAAAATGGTTCTCCAAGAAAGAACGTGGAACCAAAATGGGTATTTGGAATTGCTCTCATAACATCGGTGGCGGCATCATCGCGCCAATCGTTGGTGTGGGTCTAGGTATTTTCGGTACACAATTCTGGCAAGCAGGGGTATTCCTCTTCCCAGCTGCTCTAGCTATTCTAATTGCAATTTTCGTATGGTTCTGTGGTAAAGATACACCTCAATCTTGTGGTCTTCCTCCAATTGATGAGTATCGTAACGACTATGATGATGTGAAAGAAGACACAACTGGCACTGATCTATCTCCTAAAGAGATTTTGATGAAATACGTTGTGAAAAACAAATTTATTTGGTTCCTATGTATTGCTAACGCATTTGTTTACTTGATTCGTTTCGGTGTATTGAACTGGGTTCCTCTATATCTAACTGATGTAAAAGGCTTTACACAAGCACAGTCTCATATGGCCTATGCTGCATTTGAGTGGGCTGCTATTCCAAGCTCTCTACTTGTTGGTTGGTTGAGTGACCGTTTGTTTAAAGGTAATCGTATGCCACTATGTATCATTAGTATGGTAGGGGTTGTTCTCGCTACATTGGTTTACTGGCAGTCTTCCAACGTATTGGCAATCAGTCTTGCTGTATCTGTTATCGGTTGTTTGATCTACGTGCCACAGTTCCTAATCGGACTATCTGCTATTGATTTTGTGCCGAAGTTCGCTGTAGGTACAGCTGTAGGTATGACTGGATTGTTTGGTTATGTAGGCGGTAGCTTCGTAGCTAATGCAGTAATCGGTATTTTAGTTGATGCTTCTGGTTGGGATGGCGGATTCATGCTATTGCTAGCTGGTGGTGTTTTAGCTAGTGCTTTCTTGATCATCATTCAAATGGGTCAAAAGAAACAAAAGGAAAAACTAGCGTAA
- a CDS encoding response regulator has translation MLRFFLIEDDAVVRRMLERLIHESKLGEIIGQANDGIHVSIDQLYGVDVVLIDLLMPGMDGIQTIKKLQGEGFSGRFIMVSQVENKEMIGEAYLQGIDTFIQKPINKLEVLSVLKRVADHLSLEASLQSIRKSLQILDIKGQDNTNHGYQGTNATGPGSYEQNHLEQNARQLLLQLGIAGEAGARDLFSIMQWLAAEERGGHLLRDLQLKELYTQVLRRMPSKMEEQVLLKEVRAMEQRIRRMVLQAFTHLSSLGLTDYANPTFEHFAPRLFDFKEVRLRMKELESGEKNTKCRINVRKFLSVFFMEAKK, from the coding sequence GTGCTTCGGTTTTTCCTAATTGAAGATGACGCTGTTGTGCGTAGGATGTTGGAGAGACTCATTCATGAAAGTAAGTTAGGTGAAATCATTGGACAAGCTAACGATGGTATACATGTCTCCATTGACCAGTTATACGGTGTAGATGTCGTTTTGATCGATTTATTAATGCCAGGTATGGATGGCATACAGACGATTAAAAAACTGCAAGGAGAAGGCTTCAGTGGAAGATTTATAATGGTGTCCCAAGTAGAAAACAAAGAAATGATCGGAGAAGCGTACTTACAAGGAATAGATACCTTTATTCAAAAGCCGATTAATAAGCTGGAAGTGCTCTCTGTATTAAAAAGGGTAGCTGACCATCTTTCATTGGAAGCGTCTTTGCAATCCATTCGTAAATCGCTCCAGATATTAGATATTAAGGGGCAAGATAATACGAATCATGGATACCAGGGTACAAATGCCACTGGTCCTGGATCATACGAACAGAACCATCTGGAACAAAATGCACGTCAACTTTTACTACAATTAGGTATTGCGGGTGAGGCAGGAGCACGTGATCTTTTTTCTATCATGCAATGGTTAGCCGCGGAAGAGCGCGGGGGTCATTTGCTACGGGACCTACAACTAAAAGAGCTTTACACGCAGGTGTTGCGGAGAATGCCCAGTAAGATGGAGGAGCAGGTACTCTTAAAAGAAGTACGGGCCATGGAGCAACGCATTCGCCGTATGGTTTTGCAGGCATTTACTCATTTATCCTCGTTAGGATTAACCGACTACGCCAATCCTACCTTTGAACATTTTGCACCTCGGTTATTTGATTTCAAAGAGGTGAGGTTACGAATGAAGGAATTGGAGTCAGGGGAAAAGAATACGAAATGTCGCATCAATGTAAGGAAGTTTTTATCTGTATTTTTTATGGAGGCAAAAAAATGA
- a CDS encoding sensor histidine kinase: protein MRERLLLLLIIMLATAFFGEMKVNPFGGPFRFSLGIAAFFFGLLWFQSVPVLLIGFLTGAFTMWFRVGLDVVAYGAVWQESLFTHVPSAFYYFSFTLLFQLTRARRYVESPLLLGLIGATVDCASNLVELLAREISGVAPAITWESIMMLLFFGALRSFFAVGLYNSFSIRQVRAVGEVRQQELERLRMINTGLYEETFYLRKSMTQLEDITRESYQLYRHLLSSENTESSRALHIAEHVHEVKKDSQRMLAGLLKIINQKELSTRLSISELCGLVIRANQKYAEMLGKQILFTEKCNIILSTSQIYELLSVLNNLVANAVEAIPISGKIELLVEFEKRDIIFHVIDNGSGILQEDKGWIFELGYTTKYDREGKPSTGIGLTHAKGIIHSLDGMLTIIQESEPLTHFEVRIPTDQILRKEGVMCFGFS from the coding sequence ATGCGCGAACGCCTGCTGTTATTGCTGATTATTATGCTAGCAACCGCCTTTTTTGGTGAGATGAAGGTGAATCCATTTGGGGGACCGTTTCGTTTTTCTTTAGGAATTGCCGCTTTCTTTTTTGGTTTATTGTGGTTCCAGTCCGTTCCGGTATTGTTGATTGGATTTTTGACTGGGGCTTTTACCATGTGGTTCCGGGTAGGTTTGGACGTTGTAGCATATGGGGCTGTTTGGCAAGAAAGCTTGTTCACTCATGTACCTTCCGCTTTTTACTATTTTAGCTTTACTTTGCTTTTTCAATTAACGAGGGCACGCCGCTATGTAGAATCTCCTTTACTGTTAGGATTGATAGGAGCTACTGTAGACTGTGCTTCGAACCTAGTAGAGTTATTGGCACGAGAGATAAGCGGTGTAGCTCCAGCTATTACATGGGAAAGTATTATGATGCTCTTGTTCTTTGGAGCATTGCGTAGTTTCTTTGCCGTGGGTCTATATAACAGCTTTTCTATTCGCCAAGTACGTGCGGTAGGAGAAGTTCGTCAGCAGGAATTGGAAAGATTGCGGATGATTAACACAGGTTTGTATGAGGAAACCTTCTACCTACGTAAATCCATGACGCAATTGGAGGATATCACTAGAGAGAGCTATCAATTATATCGGCACCTTTTGTCGTCAGAAAATACTGAATCATCAAGGGCTCTACACATTGCAGAGCATGTACATGAAGTGAAAAAGGATTCTCAACGGATGTTGGCTGGACTGTTGAAAATTATTAACCAAAAGGAATTATCTACTCGCCTGTCCATATCCGAATTATGTGGATTGGTCATACGTGCAAATCAGAAGTATGCAGAAATGCTGGGAAAACAGATTCTGTTTACCGAGAAATGCAATATTATTCTGTCTACCAGTCAAATTTATGAATTGCTCTCTGTGTTAAATAATCTCGTAGCCAATGCAGTAGAAGCAATTCCTATTTCAGGAAAAATTGAGCTTTTGGTGGAATTTGAAAAGAGAGATATCATCTTTCATGTTATCGATAATGGATCAGGTATTTTACAGGAAGATAAGGGATGGATATTTGAATTAGGTTATACCACAAAGTATGACAGGGAAGGCAAGCCATCTACAGGCATTGGGCTTACGCATGCAAAAGGAATTATTCATAGCTTGGATGGTATGCTTACAATCATACAAGAATCAGAACCACTCACACATTTTGAAGTACGAATACCAACCGATCAAATATTAAGAAAGGAGGGGGTCATGTGCTTCGGTTTTTCCTAA
- a CDS encoding amino acid ABC transporter permease, translating to MDFIGAYSPQYLVFLVEGFGVTLKVAFISIVLSFAIAIMIGTLRYARIPVVSQALATVVELVRNLPLLLIIFFTYFALPEVGIRLDKVAAAILALVIFEAAMLSEIVRSGLNSVDKGQIEAARSSGLTYVQTLWHVVLPQALRRMVPPIVSQFISLIKDTSLAVVIALPELMNHAQIINGRNVNYVIPTFLLVAIMYFVVNYSLSRVSKRLENKHI from the coding sequence ATGGATTTTATCGGGGCATACTCTCCTCAGTATCTTGTTTTTTTAGTAGAAGGGTTTGGTGTTACCCTTAAAGTAGCGTTTATCTCCATCGTGTTAAGCTTTGCCATTGCGATCATGATAGGGACTTTGCGCTATGCTCGGATTCCTGTTGTTTCGCAGGCACTTGCTACTGTGGTGGAGCTGGTTCGCAATCTGCCTCTTCTCTTAATTATCTTTTTCACGTATTTTGCCTTACCGGAAGTGGGCATAAGGCTAGATAAAGTAGCCGCAGCTATTTTGGCACTGGTGATTTTTGAGGCAGCCATGCTATCTGAGATTGTTCGTAGTGGTTTGAACTCGGTTGATAAGGGACAGATAGAAGCAGCACGTTCTTCTGGCTTAACCTATGTACAAACGCTCTGGCACGTTGTTCTTCCACAAGCTTTGCGCCGTATGGTCCCGCCTATTGTTAGCCAATTTATCTCGTTAATAAAGGATACATCGCTTGCTGTTGTCATCGCACTACCAGAATTAATGAACCATGCTCAAATTATTAACGGTAGAAACGTTAACTATGTTATACCGACATTTTTGCTGGTAGCTATCATGTATTTTGTAGTGAATTATAGCTTGTCGCGTGTCTCCAAACGTCTAGAAAATAAACATATATAA
- a CDS encoding amino acid ABC transporter permease, whose product MLDFSILVEHSDLFIEGFGNTIKASLLALVGSLLLGTLIAVFCIAPLRPLNWLGVAYVEFIRNIPLILVVFLFFVGLPALGIVLNPFLAGTMGLTVYTAAFIAETIRAGIMAVPKGQSEAARSSGLTYVQTMRYIILPQAFKVVIPPMGNQFINLVKNSSILGVIAGLDLMYFGDLISAETFVTFDVYIFVGIFYLMITLPLSFLVGYLERRLASNR is encoded by the coding sequence ATGCTCGACTTTTCTATTCTTGTAGAACACTCAGATCTATTTATAGAAGGCTTTGGAAACACGATTAAAGCGAGTTTGTTGGCATTAGTGGGAAGCTTGCTTTTAGGAACGCTTATTGCAGTCTTCTGTATTGCACCTCTGCGCCCGTTAAATTGGTTGGGAGTAGCATATGTGGAATTTATCCGAAATATCCCACTCATTCTGGTTGTCTTTTTGTTCTTTGTGGGACTACCAGCATTGGGAATTGTGTTAAACCCCTTTCTTGCCGGTACGATGGGGCTTACAGTCTATACCGCTGCGTTCATTGCGGAGACGATACGCGCGGGGATCATGGCCGTACCCAAAGGGCAAAGTGAGGCAGCTCGTTCGTCTGGTCTTACCTACGTACAAACGATGCGTTACATTATCTTGCCGCAGGCTTTTAAAGTTGTCATTCCACCGATGGGTAACCAGTTTATTAATCTGGTGAAGAACTCCTCCATACTTGGGGTTATTGCTGGTCTAGATTTGATGTATTTCGGTGACCTGATATCGGCTGAGACTTTCGTAACATTTGATGTCTATATTTTTGTTGGTATTTTTTATCTCATGATAACTCTGCCGTTAAGCTTCCTCGTAGGATATCTGGAGCGACGCTTGGCGAGCAATAGATAA
- a CDS encoding glutamate ABC transporter substrate-binding protein: protein MKANKAWKKVLGVGLALMLSATALTACGSSKPQDGASSGGKTATTGTVAKIKERGKYVVGVKYDLNLFGLKDPASGNVEGFDIDIAKAIAKKILGDENKIELKEVTSKTRIPMLKNGEIDSIIATMTITDERKKEVDFSDVYFMAGQSFLVKKDSTIKGLEDFTKGKKVVTAKGSTSAKNVRENAPEAEVLEFENYAEAFTALKAGQGDALTTDNALLYGMAKQDPNFRVVEETFTEEPYGIALPKGDTEFVTLVNDLLKEMKQNGEYDKIYEKWIGEKPQN from the coding sequence ATGAAAGCAAATAAAGCGTGGAAAAAGGTATTGGGAGTAGGCTTGGCACTAATGTTGAGTGCAACTGCATTAACAGCTTGTGGATCTAGTAAACCACAAGATGGCGCTAGTTCGGGCGGGAAAACTGCAACAACAGGAACAGTAGCTAAGATTAAAGAACGAGGCAAGTACGTGGTTGGTGTTAAGTATGACTTGAATTTATTCGGTTTAAAAGACCCGGCATCGGGGAATGTTGAAGGCTTTGATATTGATATTGCAAAAGCAATCGCTAAGAAAATCCTTGGCGATGAAAATAAAATTGAGTTGAAAGAAGTAACTTCCAAAACACGCATTCCGATGCTGAAAAATGGAGAAATTGACTCCATTATTGCAACAATGACCATTACTGATGAGCGCAAGAAAGAAGTAGATTTCTCTGACGTATATTTTATGGCTGGTCAATCCTTCCTAGTAAAAAAAGATAGCACCATTAAAGGTCTTGAAGACTTCACGAAGGGTAAAAAAGTAGTTACTGCAAAAGGCTCTACTTCAGCTAAAAATGTACGGGAAAATGCTCCAGAAGCAGAAGTTCTTGAATTCGAAAACTATGCAGAAGCCTTTACCGCATTAAAAGCAGGTCAAGGTGATGCATTAACCACAGATAACGCTTTGTTGTACGGCATGGCTAAACAAGATCCAAACTTCCGCGTAGTAGAGGAAACGTTTACGGAAGAGCCATATGGGATTGCTTTGCCAAAAGGTGATACAGAATTCGTAACATTGGTTAACGATCTCTTGAAAGAAATGAAACAAAATGGTGAGTATGACAAGATTTACGAAAAATGGATTGGTGAAAAACCACAGAACTAA
- a CDS encoding amino acid ABC transporter ATP-binding protein, with amino-acid sequence MISFHQVNKHYGNFHVLKDINLHINQGEVVVVIGPSGSGKSTLVRCMNRLETISNGELIVDNIKVNDKKTDINQLRRDIGMVFQHFNLYPHKTVLQNITLAPIKVLGISEKEAKETAMSYLEKVGIPDKADKLPSQLSGGQQQRVAIARGLAMKPKIMLFDEPTSALDPETIGEVLDVMKKLAKEGMTMVVVTHEMGFAREVADRIVFMDQGQILEEAHPDQFFANPCEERAQLFLSRILNH; translated from the coding sequence TTGATTAGTTTTCATCAAGTGAACAAACATTACGGAAATTTCCATGTTCTAAAAGACATTAACCTGCACATCAACCAGGGAGAGGTTGTCGTGGTGATCGGGCCTTCTGGGTCTGGTAAAAGCACATTAGTTCGTTGTATGAATCGCCTTGAAACGATTTCAAATGGTGAACTGATTGTAGACAACATAAAGGTAAACGACAAAAAGACGGACATTAATCAGCTCCGTCGAGATATCGGCATGGTGTTTCAGCATTTTAATTTGTATCCACACAAGACTGTATTGCAAAACATCACATTAGCTCCCATTAAAGTGTTGGGTATCTCTGAAAAAGAAGCAAAAGAGACAGCCATGTCCTATTTAGAGAAAGTAGGAATACCGGATAAAGCGGATAAACTACCGTCCCAATTATCTGGAGGTCAGCAACAACGGGTCGCCATCGCCAGAGGGTTAGCGATGAAACCCAAAATTATGCTGTTCGATGAGCCTACATCTGCACTTGACCCGGAAACGATTGGGGAAGTTCTTGATGTTATGAAGAAGCTCGCCAAAGAAGGAATGACGATGGTTGTTGTAACCCATGAAATGGGCTTTGCGCGTGAAGTAGCTGACCGAATTGTCTTTATGGATCAAGGCCAGATATTAGAGGAGGCACATCCTGATCAGTTCTTTGCCAATCCGTGTGAAGAGCGAGCTCAGCTATTCTTGAGTCGTATCTTAAATCACTAA
- a CDS encoding D-serine ammonia-lyase: MSDISTKTKVSLKEKYPLIKKLISTEEIFWINPNKKDFEVGIKNTVLTKDDVKDAEDRLKRFAPYIAKVFPETKGMNGIIESPLVRIPSMQQHLEQEYEQEILGQLLLKCDSHLPISGSIKARGGVYEVLKHAEDLALEHNLLTVQDDYSILESNKFRNFFSNYSIAMGSTGNLGLSTGIMSAKLGFNVTVHMSADAKQWKKDLLRSKGVTVIEYTADYSKAVEEGRKQAAENPMCYFIDDENSRHLFLGYAVAASRLQKQLDNLQIKVDENHPLFVYLPCGVGGGPGGVAFGLKLLYQDNAHVFFAEPTHSPCMLLGLMTGLHDGISVQDFGIDNVTDADGLAVGRASGFVGKIIEPFLSGSYTVSDNQLYKLLKGLADTEGIYLEPSALAGILGPSQLCKARIQYLQKNNLIQKMSKGTHIVWGTGGSMVPKEVMKLYYQKGVQLTQEKQM; this comes from the coding sequence ATGAGCGACATTTCAACAAAAACTAAAGTAAGTTTGAAAGAAAAATACCCATTAATAAAAAAACTAATTTCAACCGAGGAAATATTTTGGATTAATCCAAATAAGAAAGATTTTGAAGTAGGAATTAAAAACACCGTTTTAACTAAAGATGATGTTAAAGATGCTGAAGATAGATTAAAGAGATTTGCTCCATATATTGCAAAAGTTTTCCCCGAAACAAAAGGGATGAACGGTATTATTGAATCTCCATTAGTGAGAATTCCTTCTATGCAACAACATTTAGAACAGGAGTATGAACAGGAAATCTTAGGTCAATTATTACTAAAGTGTGATAGTCATCTTCCTATATCAGGGTCTATTAAAGCAAGGGGAGGAGTTTATGAAGTTCTTAAACACGCTGAAGATTTGGCGCTTGAACATAACTTATTAACTGTACAAGATGATTATTCAATTCTTGAGAGTAATAAGTTTCGTAATTTCTTTTCAAACTATTCTATTGCAATGGGTTCAACAGGAAATCTAGGATTAAGCACTGGTATCATGAGTGCAAAATTAGGATTTAATGTAACAGTTCATATGTCAGCAGATGCAAAACAATGGAAAAAAGATTTACTCCGAAGTAAAGGTGTTACAGTTATTGAATACACAGCTGATTATAGTAAGGCTGTAGAAGAAGGTAGAAAGCAAGCAGCTGAGAATCCTATGTGTTATTTTATTGACGATGAAAATTCAAGACACTTATTTTTAGGATATGCAGTAGCAGCCTCCCGTTTACAAAAACAATTAGATAACCTTCAAATAAAAGTGGACGAAAATCACCCTTTATTTGTTTATCTGCCATGTGGGGTAGGCGGAGGTCCAGGAGGAGTAGCATTTGGTTTGAAATTATTATACCAAGATAATGCGCACGTTTTTTTCGCAGAACCTACCCATTCTCCGTGTATGCTACTAGGTTTAATGACTGGACTGCATGATGGTATATCTGTACAAGATTTCGGCATTGATAATGTAACAGATGCAGATGGACTGGCAGTTGGAAGAGCATCTGGGTTCGTGGGGAAAATCATAGAACCTTTTTTAAGTGGATCTTATACAGTTAGCGATAATCAACTTTATAAGTTATTAAAGGGATTAGCTGATACAGAAGGAATTTATCTTGAACCATCTGCGCTAGCTGGTATATTAGGACCTAGTCAATTATGTAAAGCAAGAATTCAATATCTACAGAAGAATAATTTGATACAAAAAATGAGTAAGGGTACACATATTGTCTGGGGAACAGGTGGTAGTATGGTTCCTAAAGAGGTAATGAAATTGTACTATCAAAAAGGAGTTCAACTGACACAAGAAAAACAAATGTAA
- a CDS encoding helix-turn-helix domain-containing protein, whose product MNEISVARKITEFRKRKGLTSKELAKLADITPSMLSQIEKGIANPSLQTLKLISVALNIPLFNFFLEDTNTEELVVRANQRKKISFPESGDVSYELLSPSLNGALELALMNLLPQTASSKEPIEHKGEEVAFVIEGVVNLYLNNEMLTLNKGDSVKIPSYGKHKWENVSSENVIVIFGVTPPSF is encoded by the coding sequence ATGAACGAAATAAGCGTTGCTCGAAAAATCACTGAATTCAGGAAGAGAAAAGGATTAACTAGTAAAGAATTAGCAAAATTAGCTGATATAACACCTTCAATGCTAAGCCAAATTGAAAAAGGCATAGCGAATCCATCTCTCCAGACTCTTAAACTAATTTCTGTAGCATTAAACATTCCTTTGTTTAATTTTTTCTTAGAAGATACAAATACTGAAGAATTGGTTGTAAGAGCTAATCAAAGAAAGAAAATCTCTTTCCCAGAAAGTGGGGATGTATCGTATGAATTATTATCCCCTAGTTTAAATGGTGCTCTAGAGTTGGCCCTTATGAATTTATTACCTCAAACCGCATCTTCCAAAGAGCCGATAGAACATAAAGGTGAAGAAGTAGCGTTCGTTATAGAAGGAGTTGTTAATCTTTATTTAAACAACGAAATGTTGACCCTTAATAAAGGAGATAGTGTAAAAATCCCATCGTATGGCAAACATAAATGGGAAAATGTATCTTCTGAAAACGTCATTGTTATATTTGGAGTAACTCCTCCTTCTTTTTAA
- a CDS encoding D-alanyl-D-alanine carboxypeptidase family protein produces MKKWVFFSLFILCTVCVGINIAPLFQNGVDVKIVKKDDKVASTRTEKKEITKEQIYKGDLLLVNKDYPIQPDSIKSDIINVFQNKELVRGYVVLDRNLRLSIDIVKKFLKVVDAAEKEGVHHFLISSGYRDFEEQRELYQKMGSDYALPAGYSEHNLGLSLDVGSTQMKMEKAPEGKWIEEEVWKYGFVLRYPKNKANITGIQYEPWHIRYVGLPHSAIMQKNKFTLEEYLDFLKEKKEILTNVEGKKYTVSYYKISKSTTVNVPVNQHHEISGNNVDGVIVTVHE; encoded by the coding sequence ATGAAAAAGTGGGTATTTTTTTCGCTTTTTATATTGTGCACAGTATGTGTTGGTATTAATATAGCACCATTATTTCAAAATGGTGTAGATGTTAAAATTGTGAAAAAGGATGATAAGGTAGCTTCTACACGTACAGAAAAAAAAGAGATTACAAAAGAGCAAATTTATAAAGGCGATTTATTATTAGTCAATAAAGATTATCCCATTCAACCAGATAGTATAAAATCCGATATTATAAATGTATTCCAAAATAAGGAATTAGTAAGAGGTTATGTAGTGCTTGATAGAAACCTTCGCTTATCAATAGATATTGTAAAAAAATTTTTGAAGGTCGTAGATGCGGCGGAAAAAGAAGGTGTTCATCATTTTTTAATTAGCAGTGGTTATCGAGATTTTGAAGAGCAAAGGGAGCTATATCAAAAAATGGGCTCTGATTATGCATTGCCAGCAGGATATAGCGAACATAATTTAGGTTTATCACTCGATGTAGGGTCTACTCAAATGAAAATGGAGAAAGCTCCTGAGGGAAAATGGATTGAAGAAGAGGTATGGAAGTATGGTTTTGTTTTACGCTATCCGAAGAACAAAGCGAACATTACAGGAATTCAATATGAACCGTGGCATATACGCTATGTCGGTTTACCTCATAGTGCCATTATGCAGAAAAATAAATTTACTTTAGAAGAATACTTAGATTTCTTGAAAGAGAAAAAGGAGATTTTAACTAATGTTGAGGGGAAAAAATATACGGTTTCTTATTATAAAATTTCAAAGAGTACGACAGTTAATGTCCCAGTGAATCAGCATCATGAAATCTCAGGGAACAATGTGGACGGAGTGATTGTGACGGTTCATGAATAG
- a CDS encoding DNA-binding response regulator, with amino-acid sequence MKQISILVADDEAEIADLIAIHLEKEGYHVVKVADGQEAIRVIQSQPIDLVILDIMMPKMDGYEVTRQIRGQYHMPIIFLSAKTSDFDKVTGLVIGADDYMTKPFTPIELVARVNAQLRRFLLLNQPKSDENKFVLEIGGVVIYPEQRTVSLYDEHIELTPKEFDILYLLASHPKKVYSVENIFQQVWAEEYYEGGNTVMVHIRTLRKKLGEDKRKNKLIKTVWGVGYTFNG; translated from the coding sequence ATGAAGCAAATTTCGATTTTGGTAGCTGACGATGAGGCAGAAATTGCTGATTTAATTGCGATACATTTAGAAAAAGAAGGCTACCATGTCGTTAAAGTAGCTGATGGGCAAGAAGCTATTCGTGTTATTCAATCTCAACCAATTGATTTGGTGATTTTAGATATTATGATGCCTAAAATGGACGGTTATGAAGTAACGCGTCAAATTCGTGGGCAATATCATATGCCTATCATTTTCCTGAGTGCGAAAACATCTGATTTCGATAAGGTGACAGGACTTGTAATAGGTGCAGATGATTATATGACCAAGCCTTTCACTCCGATTGAATTAGTTGCTCGTGTAAATGCTCAGTTACGACGATTTTTACTGTTAAATCAACCGAAATCGGATGAAAATAAATTCGTTTTGGAAATTGGTGGAGTAGTCATTTATCCTGAGCAACGGACAGTTAGTCTTTACGATGAACATATTGAGTTAACGCCAAAAGAGTTTGATATTTTATATTTATTAGCGAGTCATCCGAAGAAAGTATATAGTGTGGAAAATATCTTTCAACAAGTGTGGGCCGAAGAGTATTACGAAGGCGGAAATACAGTTATGGTACATATTCGTACCTTACGGAAAAAACTTGGAGAAGATAAGAGGAAGAATAAATTGATCAAAACCGTTTGGGGGGTTGGTTATACATTCAATGGCTAA
- a CDS encoding BlaI/MecI/CopY family transcriptional regulator, with protein sequence MTERPKISDSEWEVMKILWSKKSPQTANDIIKALEGHKDWMPKTIRTLINRLVQKNAISYHQDKGRGYFYYPVVSQDDYLQVETKSFLQRLYGGALQPLLVNFLKDEKLSKEEISELKNILDNKKES encoded by the coding sequence ATGACAGAACGTCCGAAAATTTCTGATTCAGAATGGGAAGTAATGAAAATCCTGTGGTCAAAAAAATCACCTCAAACAGCTAACGATATTATCAAAGCTCTTGAGGGACACAAGGATTGGATGCCAAAAACAATACGAACGCTAATCAATCGATTGGTTCAGAAAAACGCGATATCCTATCACCAAGATAAAGGCAGGGGCTATTTCTACTATCCCGTGGTTTCTCAGGATGACTATTTGCAAGTAGAAACCAAGTCTTTCCTTCAACGCCTTTATGGCGGGGCATTACAACCATTGCTTGTGAACTTCTTGAAAGACGAGAAATTGTCCAAAGAGGAGATCAGTGAACTAAAAAACATCCTTGATAATAAGAAAGAATCCTAG